The genomic interval CGGCTTGGCATGCCGTTTCCCAGGCTGCATTCCCAACTGGAAAGAGGCGAAATCCAGCGGCTGAAATTCATGGCCTCTCAATCCCGCCGCTTGTTGAAAGAGGCGGGAGCCGAGCTGGTTGAGGAAGCCGGCGCATGGGACAATTTTTCGGCGACGCATGTTTTCGGGACCTGCCGCATGGGTAACAACCCGAAGACATCCGTTGTAGACAGCCATTGCCGCTGCCACGACCACTCCAACCTCTTTATAACCGATGCCAGCGTGTTTCCATCGAGCGGCGGCGGAGAGGCTCCGTCATTAACCATTTCCGCTCTTGCTGTTCGCACAGCAGATGCCATCGTCAGCGGATGAGTGCGACCAATTCAGTCGCGCACGCCACTCGCAGCCATAAGCCATGACAGCATTATTGCGCGCCCTGCACGCCGACATCACCACCCTGGCGGTCGACGCCATCGTCAACGCCGCAAACTCGTCGTTGCTGGGCGGGGGCGGCGTCGACGGGGCGATTCATCGGGCTGCAGGCCCTGAACTGCTTGAGGAATGCCTCACGCTGGGCGGGTGCGAACCGGGCGACGCGAAGCTCACCAAAGGCTACCGATTGCCGGCCAGATACGTCATTCACACCGTCGGACCGGTGTGGCATGGCGGCGCCAGTGGTGAAGCTGGAATTCTGGCCTCGTGCTATCGTCGCTCGTTGGCAATCGCGTCAAAACTCGAGCTGGAAAGCATCGCGTTTCCCGGCATCAGCACCGGTGTCTACGGCTACCCCGTCGAGCTCGCTGCCGCGGTTGCCGTCGAGAGCGTTCGTTCGGCATTGCCGGAATGCCCGTCGCTGCGCGAGGTGATTTTCTGCTGTTTTTCCCAGCCGGACCTTAAAATCTATCAACGCCTTCTCAACGATAGAATCGGCAAGGATGAAAAATGGCGCTGAACAGCATTCTCATGTTCCTGACCCTGACCGGCATCTATGAACCATCCGCCATCCAGCAGCTTCCTGACGGGCGTTTTCTGGTCGTCGAAGATGAAAAACAGCACCCGTTCAGCCTGGTCAGGATCGGCTCCGACGGGCGCATCAGCACCGCTCCGCTGGACCGGGGGGCGTTAGGCGCCGACGATGATTTCCGCAAGCTGGATGATCTTGAAGGCATCACTCTCGACCGGTCGGGTCATATCTACGCCCTCACCTCGCACTCGCGCAACAGCGAGGGCGAAGAAAAAAAGTCCCGCGACAAGCTGGTCCGCTTCCGCATCGAGGGTGACCGCGTGGTCGCGCCGATGGTGGTCAGGGGACTGAAGCCCGCCTTGGTGGCGGCACACCCCGTTTTGGCGGAGGCCGCCGGGATACTGGACGTCAAGAACGACGGCGGGCTCAATATCGAGGCACTGGAAGTCAGCCCCGACCAGCAACGCCTGCTGATCGGCTTGCGCAGCCCCTTGCTCGACCAGCGGGCCATCATCGCCGAGCTCGAAAACCCCGCCGCGATTTTCGACGCTGGCGAGCCCCCCAAAGTCTCGGCCACCCTGACAACGCTGGACCTCGGCGGGAACGGGATTCGCGGCATGGCCTACCTGCCCTCCCTTGGCGGCTATCTTGTGATCAGCGGTCCCGTCGCACGCGAGCAGGTGCAATTCCGGCTCTGGTTCTGGAGCGGCCGTCGCGGCGAGGCGGCGCGAAGCGTCAGCGTTCCCGGCTTGCAGGGCTTCGAGCACGCCGAAGGGGTCAGTTCCGCCGTGATCGACGGCCAGCAACGCATCATTATCGTCAGCGACGACGGCAGCCGGGACGAAGGCCGCTTCGCCCGCTATCTGCTGCTCGACCCCAAACAACTGCAGATTGCGCCCTGAGCATGCGCCAGACAACCTGAGAAATTACAGCGATGCATCCCGAAGATTTACAACGCCTGGTAACCACCGTCATGCCCTACGGCAAGCACAAGGGTCGCCTGATTGCCGACCTGCCCGGACAGTACCTCAACTGGTTTGCCCGCGAAGGCTTTCCGCCTGGCGATATCGGCCGCCTCCTGGCGTTGATGCAGGAACTGGACCACAACGGCCTGTCCTCCCTGCTTGACCCCTTGCGAAAAACATAAATCACTCGGACGCCGAGCGCAGGGATTCCGACATGAACGCAGCACACCGTCCGGGCGCGATGCGACACTTCATTTTCCTGATTGTCGCCATCGCTCTTGTTGCCGCCTGCGGCAAGGCAAAAGAAGAGGCGCTTCCTCCCGGCAGCCAGGTTCTGGCGCTGGGCGACAGCCTGACCGCGGGCAACGGCGTGACGCCCGACGAGGCGTGGCCCAGCCTGCTGGCGAAAAGGACGGGGTGGCATGTAATCAATGGCGGCGTGAGCGGCGACACCAGCGCTGATGCCTTGCAACGTTTGCCTGCGCTGTTCGACGAACACAAGCCTGTTCTCGTCCTGGTCACACTGGGCGGAAACGACATGTTGCGCCGCCTGCCCCGGGAAGAAACCGTCGCCAATCTGGAAAAGATACTCGCGCAGATAAAGGCACACGGCGCAAAGGCGGTCCTGCTAGCCACGCCGAAGCCGAGCGCGGCTGCGGCTGCTTTTCGAAGCCTGTCCGCAGCCGATTTCTACCAGGAAGTGGCCGATGCGCAGCACGTTCCGCTGATTGAAGACGCGGTCGCCGACGTGCTTTCCGATCCTCAGATGAAGGGCGACTCACTGCACCCGAATGCCGCGGGCCATAAAATATTGTCCGAGAAGATTTTCGACGCCTTGAAATCGGTCGGCTATGCCCGCTAGCTTACTGGGCAGGCTGTCCATGTTGCTACGCGGCTCTCAATCCCACGCTGACGCGTTCCAGACCGGCCAGATCGCGGATGGTCTCCACCTCTGAGAATCCCTGCTGGCGCAGAATGTCGCGGCAGCCTTCGCCCTGGTTGTAGCCGTGCTCGAGCAGCAGCCAGCTGCCCGGATTGAGATGCTGGGGCGCGGCAGCGGCGATGCGGCGGATGTCGTCCAGGCCGTCCGCCCCGGAGGCCAGCGCGGACAAGGGTTCGAAGCGCACGTCGCCGCGCTGCAGGTGCGGATCGCCAGCCTCCACGTAGGGCGGATTGGAAACGATCAGGTCGAAGGTTTGCGCGCCGAGCGCGCCGAACCAGTCGCTGTGCAGCAGGCACAGGTTGGGCACTTGCAGCCGCGCTGCGTTGTCGCGCGCCACGCCCAGCGCCTGCGGCGACTGGTCCACCGCCGTAACCGCCGCCAGTGGCCGGCTCCTGGCGATGCTGATGGCGATGGCGCCGCTGCCGGTGCCGAGATCGAGCACCTTGCAGGGCTGGTCTTCGGGAATGCGCGCCAGCGCCAGTTCGACCAGCAGTTCGGTTTCGGGACGCGGGATCAGCACGGCCGGCGTAGTCTTGAATTCCAGCCCGAAGAATTCCCGGCGGCCGATGATGTAAGCGATCGGTTCGCCCGCGAGGCGGCGCGTCAGCAGGGCTGAGTAGCTTTGTGCGGCGGGTTCCGCCAAGGCTTCGCGGTCGTGGCCGATGAGCCAGGAGCGCGCCACGCCGAGCGCTTCACACAGGAGAATCTGGATTTCCAGCCGCGCTTCGCGCGGATCGAGGTCGAGGTCCTGCTGCAGTCTCCGGCTGTCCTGCGCCAGGACCTCAGCCAGCGTCACAATCAGTTATCCCCGGCCAGGCTCGCCAGCATCTCCGCCTGGTGCTCGGCCATCAGCGCGCCGGTGATTTCGTCCATGTCGCCGTCCATGATCTGGTCGATCTTGTACAGGGTCAGGTTGATGCGGTGGTCGGTGATGCGCCCTTGCGGGAAGTTGTAGGTGCGGATGCGCTCGGAGCGGTCGCCGCTGCCGATCAGGGACTTGCGCGTGGCCGCTTCCTTGGCGTTGCGCTCGCGCATCTGCACGTCCATGATGCGCGCCGCCAGCACGCTCATGGCCTGCGCCTTGTTCTTGTGCTGCGAGCGGTCGTCCTGGCATTCCACCACGATGCCGGTGGGCAGGTGGGTGATGCGGATCGCCGAGTCGGTCTTGTTGATGTGCTGGCCGCCGGCGCCGGAAGCGCGGAAGGTGTCGATGCGCAGGTCGGCGGGGTTGAGGTTGACCTCGGCCACTTCGTCCGCCTCGGGCATGATGGCGACGGTGCAGGCGGAGGTGTGGATGCGGCCCTGCGTTTCGGTGGCCGGGACGCGCTGCACGCGGTGGCCGCCGGACTCGAACTTGAGCTTGGAATAGGCGCCCTGGCCGATGATCTTGGCGATCACTTCCTTGTAGCCGCCCATTTCGCCCGGGCTTTCCGAGACGATCTCCACCTGCCAGCGCTGGCGCTCGGCGTAGCGCGTGTACATGCGGAACAGGTCGCCGGAGAACAGCGCCGATTCGTCGCCGCCGGTGCCGGCGCGGATTTCCAGGAACACGTTGCGCTCGTCGTTGGGGTCCTTGGGCAGCAGCAGCTTCTGCAGGTCGAGTTCGATCTGCTCCAGCCGCGCCTTGCCTTCCTCGATTTCGGCCGCGGCGAATTCCTTCATTTCCGGGTCGGCAAGCATCTCCTGGGCATCGCGCATGTCCTGCTCGCACTGTTGCCAGGCATGGTACTGCGCCACCACCGGCGTGAGATCGGAATGCTCGCGCGTCAGCTTGCGGTAGTTGTCCATGTTGCTGGTGATATCGGCGCTGGAAAGGAGCAAATTGAGCTCTTCCAGCCGCTCGCTGAGGGAGGCGAGCTTGGCCAGGATAGATAACTTCATTGCGAGCTACTCGTGGTGGATGTGGTAAAGGCGCCGCAGCAGTGCTTCCAGCTCGGTGCGTTCGTCGCCGCTGATGTGGTTGAGCGCGTGGCTAGGGATATGCAGGAATTTGTTGGTCAGCGCCCGCGCCATCAGTTCCATCACCTGCTGCGGGTCTTCACCGCGCGCCAGCAGGCGCTGGGCGTGTTCGAGTTCCTGGCGGCGGAAACGGTCGGCATGGTCGCGCAAGGCGCGGATGGTGGGGACGATTTCGCGCGTTTCCATCCAGTCCACGAAGCTGCGCACGCGCGATTCGACGATACACTCGGCTTCCGCCGCGGCGACCTGGCGGCTGTCCATGCCTTCCTGCACCACTTGCGCGAGATCGTCCACGCTGTAGAGAAAAACGTCGTCCATCTCGCCGACTTCTTCCTCGATGTCGCGCGGCACGGCCAGGTCGACCATGAACATGGGGCGGTGCTTGCGCGCCTTGATGGCGCGTTCGACCATGCCCTTGCCCAGGATCGGCAGCGGGCTGGCGGTGGAAGTGACGATGATGTCGTAGGCCGCCAGGTGGTCGGGCAGATCGTTGAGCGTGATGGCCCCGCCGCCGAAGCGTTGCGCCAGCAGATCGGCGCGTTCCAGGGTACGGTTGGCGACCAGGATGTGCTTGGGACGCTGGGCGGCGAAATGGTTGGCGCACAGCTCGATCATTTCGCCGGCACCGATGAACAGTACGTTCTGCTCGTGGATGCTGGGGAAAATGCGCTGCGCCAGGCGCACCGCGGCGGCGGCCATGGACACCGAGTTCGCGCCGATCGCGGTGGTGCCGCGCACTTCCTTGGCTACCGAGAAGGTGCGCTGGAACAGCTTGTGCAGCAGGGTGCCCATGGTGCCGGCCTGCTCGGCGGTTTTCACCGCCTGCTTGAGCTGCCCGAGGATCTGGGTCTCGCCCAGCACCATGGAATCCAGCCCGCTGGCGACGCGGAAAGCGTGCTTCACCGCTTCCTGCTTGGGCAGCGTGTAAAGATACGGCTCGATGGCGTGGGTCTTGAGCTGGTGGAACTCGGCCATCCACTCGATGGCCTGTTGCGGCTCTTCGGTATTGCAATAGACTTCGGTACGGTTGCAGGTGGAGAGGATCGCGGCTTCCTTGACCGGCCGATGGTCGACCAGGTCCAGCAGCGCCTGTTTCAGGTTCTCGGCATGAAACGCCACTTGCTCGCGAATGGCGAGCGGTGCGGTGTGGTGGTTTATACCGAAAGCAAAAAGCTGCATTAATTAAGGAAACGACCGGTTAAAGGGTTGAAAAGTATACCGTAAATTGGGGCTCTCGAGGCGGCTTCCAAGCCCCCTCGCAGCATTTAGGACACGAACCTCGCCACCATGCCATGCGAAAAATTCCCGGGCGGCAAGGGAATGCGCACTGTCCAGCCGCTGCCCGGCGCCGCGCTGATGGCTTCGCCCGCCATGTTTTCCATGCGTTCCAGGTCGACCACACGGTTGCCGTCGGGCAACAGGATTTCCAGCCGGTCGCCCACCACGAAGCGGTTCCTCACGTTGATCTCCGCCATGTTGCTGGCGGCATCGAAGGCGACGATATCGCCCACGTACTGGCTCTTGGCGCTTTCGGAGTAGCCGCGCAGGTAGTTCTGGTGTTCCGCCGTGTGGTGGCGCTGGTAGAAGCCGTCGGTGTAGCCGCGGTTGGCGAGCGTTTCCAGCGAGGACAGCAGATTGAGGTCGAAGCTGCGCCCGGCCATCGCGTCGTCGATGGCGCGACGGTAAACCTGGGCGGTGCGCGCCACGTAATAGGAAGACTTGGTGCGCCCCTCGATCTTGAGCGAGTCGATGCCCATCCTGGTCAGGCGCTCGACGTGTTCCACCGCGCGCAAGTCCTTGGAATTCATGATGTAGGTGCCGTGCTCGTCCTCCATCACCGGCATCAGCTCGCCGGGACGGTTCTGCTCTTCCAGCAGGTACACCTTGTCCGCCAGCGGGTGGCGCGGCAGGCTGCCGCACTCGGACAGCGCGCTTTCCTGCATCTGCGCGGAAAAGTCGGCGCGGATCACCCCGGCGGCGTCCTCCTCGCCCTCGTGCACCTTGTAGTCCCAGCGGCAGGAATTGGTGCAGGTGCCCTGGTTGGGGTCGCGGTGATTGAAATAGCCGGACAGCAGGCAACGGCCCGAATAGGCGATGCACAGCGCGCCGTGGACGAAAACTTCGAGTTCCATGTCGGGACATTGCTGGCGGATTTCCTCGATCTCGTCCAGCGACAGCTCGCGCGACAGGATCACCCGCGTCAATCCCATGCTTTGCCAGAATTTCACTGCCGCGTAGTTGACCGTATTGGCCTGCACGGAGAGATGCACCGGCACTTCCGGCCATTTCTCCCGCACCATCATGATCAGGCCGGGGTCGGCCATGATCAGCGCGTCCGGCTGCATGGCGATGACCGGCTGCATGTCGGCCATGTAGGTCTTGACCTTGGCGTTGTGCGGCATGAGGTTGCTGGCGACGAAGAATTTCTTGCCCAGGCTTCTGGCCTCTTCTATCCCCACACGCAGCTCTTCCAGCTTGAATTCGTTGTTGCGCGCGCGCAGCGAGTAGCGCGGCTGGCCGGCGTACACCGCGTCGGCGCCGAAAGCGAAGGCGGTGCGCATTTTTTCCAGCGAACCGGCGGGAAGGAGGAGTTCGGGTTGTTTCATTGGGTGGTAAAATTGCACAAAGGAAAAATTATACCACCCCCTATGAGCAGTCCCTCTTTCATCCACCTTCGCCTCCACAGCGAGTTCTCCATCACCGACGGCATCGTGCGTCTGGACCAGGGCAAGGACCATTCCTGCCCGCCGGTCGAGCGCGCCAAGGCCGACGGCATGCCCGCCCTGGCGCTGACCGACCTCAACAACCTGTTCGGCATGGTCAAGTTCTACAAGGCGGCGCGCGGCAAAGGGGTCAAGCCCATCATCGGCTGCGACGTGTGGGTGGAGAACGAAAACAACCGCGACCAGCCCGGCCGCCTGTTGCTGCTGTGCCAGAACCGGGCTGGCTACGGCAATTTGTGCGAACTGCTGTCGCGCGCTTTCCGCAGCAACCAGTACCGCGGCCGCGCGGAAATCAGCAAATCCTGGCTTTCCGAGGGTTTCGGCGAGGGGCTGATCGCCCTCTCCGGCGCGCATCTCGGCGACATCGGCCAATCTCTGCTGAACGGCAACGAGGCGCAGGCGCGCCAGCTGGCAAAAGACTGGGCGGCATGCTTTCCGCAGCGCTTCTACCTCGAACTGCAGCGCACCGGCGCGCCGCAGGCAGAGGAAGCCCTGCAGCAGACCATCGCCCTGGCCGGGGAACTGGATTTGCCGGTGGTGGCAACCCACCCTATCCAGTTCCTCGACGAGGACGACTTCCGCGCCCACGAAGCCCGGGTGTGCATCGCCGAAGGCTACGTGCTGGGCGACCAGCGCCGTCCCAAGCATTTCACCGAGCAGCAGTATTTCAAGAGCCAGGCCGAGATGGCCGAACTGTTCGCCGACGTGCCCGAGGCGCTGGCCAACAGCGTGGAAATCGCCAAGCGCTGCAACCTCACTGTCGAGCTGGGCAAGAGCAAACTGCCGCTCTTTCCCATCCCGGAGGGGATGACCGAGAACGACTACCTGGTGATGCGAGCGGAGGAAGGCCTGGCCGTGCGCATGAAGGAGCTGTACCCGGACGAAGCCAAGCGCGCCGAGCAATACCCGACTTATACCGACAGGCTCAAATTCGAAACCGCGACCATCATCCAGATGGGTTTCCCCGGCTACTTCCTGATCGTGGCCGACTTCATCAACTGGGCCAAGCACAACGGCGTGCCGGTGGGACCCGGGCGGGGCTCCGGCGCCGGTTCGCTGGTGGCCTATTCGCTCGGCATCACCGACCTCGACCCGCTGCGCTACGCCCTGCTGTTCGAGCGCTTCCTCAACCCGGAACGGGTGTCCATGCCCGACTTCGACGTGGATTTCTGCCAGGAAACCCGCTACAAGGTGATCGACTACGTGCGTCACCAGTACGGCGAGGACGCGGTGTCGCAGATCGCCACCTTCGGCACCATGGCCGCCAAGGCGGTGCTGCGCGACGTGGGGCGCGTGCTGGACATGTCCTATACCTTCTGCGACGGCCTCTCCAAGCTGATCCCCGCCCAGCCGGGCAAGTTCGTCACCCTCGACCAGGCGCTGGTCGAGGTGCCCGACCTCAAGGAGCGCTACGACAACGAGGAGGAAGTGCGCGAGCTGTTCGAGCTGGCGCGCAAGCTCGAAGGCATGACCCGCAACGTCGGCATGCACGCCGGCGGCGTGCTGATCGCGCCGGGCAAGCTGACCGACTTCTGCCCGCTGTACGTCGCCTCCGGCTCCGAGGCCGTGACGGTGTCCCAGTTCGACAAGGACGACGTGGAAGCCGTCGGCCTGGTCAAGTTCGACTTTCTGGGCCTGCGCAACCTGACCATCATCGAGCTGGCGGTCAAATACGTCAAACAGCTCGACCCGGCTTTCACCGGCCCGCTCGACACGCAGCATTTCGACGACCCGGCGGCCTACGACATCCTGAAAAAGGCCAACACCACCGCGGTGTTCCAGCTCGAATCGGACGGCATGAAAAAGCTGCTGGCCAAGCTGCAGCCGGACCGCTTCGAGGACATCATCGCCGTGCTGGCCCTCTATCGCCCCGGTCCGCTGGGCTCCGGCATGGTCGACGACTTCATCCTGCGCAAGAAAGGGCAGCAGAAGATCGACTATTTCCACGACGACCTGAAAGCCTGCCTGACGCCCACCTACGGCGTGATCGTGTACCAGGAACAGGTGATGCAGATCTCCCAGATCATCGGCGGCTACACCCTCGGCGGCGCCGACATGCTGCGCCGCGCCATGGGCAAGAAGAAAGCCGAGGAGATGGCGGAGCACCGCGCCATTTTCAGCAAGGGCGCGGACGAAAAGGGCTACGGCGCGGCGCTCGCCATGCGCCTGTTCGACCTGATGGAGAAGTTCGCCGAGTACGGCTTCAACAAGTCCCACACCGCCGCCTACGCCGTGGTTTCGTACCAGACGGCATGGCTCAAGGCGCACTACCCCTCCGCCTTCATGGCCGCCACCCTGTCCTCGGAACTGGACAACACCGACCAGCTCAAGGTGTTCTACGAGGACACCCTGGCCAACAAGGTCAAGGTGCTGGGACCGGACATCAACGTTTCCAACTACCGCTTCGAGCCGGTCTCGCGCACTGAAATCCGCTACGGCCTGGGCGCGGTCAAGGGCACCGGCGAGCAGGCGGTCGAGTCCATCGTCGCCGAGCGCCAGGCAGGCGGGCCGTTCCGCGACCTGTTCGACTTCTGCCGCCGGGTCGACAAGCGCATCGTCAACCGCCGCACCATCGAGGCCCTGGTGTGCGCCGGCGCCTTCGACGCCGTCACCGACCACCGCGCCAGCTTGCTGGCTTCGGTGGGACTGGCGATGGAATCGGCCGAGCAGCACAACCGTTCGATCAACCAGGCCAGCCTGTTCGGCGCAGAAACCGCGGGAGACTCGGCCGAAAACATGGTGGACGTGCCGCGCTGGGGCGACGGCGAGCGTCTGCTCAACGAGAAGAAAAGCCTCGGATTCTATTTC from Sulfurimicrobium lacus carries:
- a CDS encoding O-acetyl-ADP-ribose deacetylase translates to MTALLRALHADITTLAVDAIVNAANSSLLGGGGVDGAIHRAAGPELLEECLTLGGCEPGDAKLTKGYRLPARYVIHTVGPVWHGGASGEAGILASCYRRSLAIASKLELESIAFPGISTGVYGYPVELAAAVAVESVRSALPECPSLREVIFCCFSQPDLKIYQRLLNDRIGKDEKWR
- a CDS encoding DUF3616 domain-containing protein translates to MALNSILMFLTLTGIYEPSAIQQLPDGRFLVVEDEKQHPFSLVRIGSDGRISTAPLDRGALGADDDFRKLDDLEGITLDRSGHIYALTSHSRNSEGEEKKSRDKLVRFRIEGDRVVAPMVVRGLKPALVAAHPVLAEAAGILDVKNDGGLNIEALEVSPDQQRLLIGLRSPLLDQRAIIAELENPAAIFDAGEPPKVSATLTTLDLGGNGIRGMAYLPSLGGYLVISGPVAREQVQFRLWFWSGRRGEAARSVSVPGLQGFEHAEGVSSAVIDGQQRIIIVSDDGSRDEGRFARYLLLDPKQLQIAP
- a CDS encoding DUF3820 family protein, encoding MHPEDLQRLVTTVMPYGKHKGRLIADLPGQYLNWFAREGFPPGDIGRLLALMQELDHNGLSSLLDPLRKT
- a CDS encoding arylesterase yields the protein MNAAHRPGAMRHFIFLIVAIALVAACGKAKEEALPPGSQVLALGDSLTAGNGVTPDEAWPSLLAKRTGWHVINGGVSGDTSADALQRLPALFDEHKPVLVLVTLGGNDMLRRLPREETVANLEKILAQIKAHGAKAVLLATPKPSAAAAAFRSLSAADFYQEVADAQHVPLIEDAVADVLSDPQMKGDSLHPNAAGHKILSEKIFDALKSVGYAR
- the prmC gene encoding peptide chain release factor N(5)-glutamine methyltransferase, which gives rise to MTLAEVLAQDSRRLQQDLDLDPREARLEIQILLCEALGVARSWLIGHDREALAEPAAQSYSALLTRRLAGEPIAYIIGRREFFGLEFKTTPAVLIPRPETELLVELALARIPEDQPCKVLDLGTGSGAIAISIARSRPLAAVTAVDQSPQALGVARDNAARLQVPNLCLLHSDWFGALGAQTFDLIVSNPPYVEAGDPHLQRGDVRFEPLSALASGADGLDDIRRIAAAAPQHLNPGSWLLLEHGYNQGEGCRDILRQQGFSEVETIRDLAGLERVSVGLRAA
- the prfA gene encoding peptide chain release factor 1, yielding MKLSILAKLASLSERLEELNLLLSSADITSNMDNYRKLTREHSDLTPVVAQYHAWQQCEQDMRDAQEMLADPEMKEFAAAEIEEGKARLEQIELDLQKLLLPKDPNDERNVFLEIRAGTGGDESALFSGDLFRMYTRYAERQRWQVEIVSESPGEMGGYKEVIAKIIGQGAYSKLKFESGGHRVQRVPATETQGRIHTSACTVAIMPEADEVAEVNLNPADLRIDTFRASGAGGQHINKTDSAIRITHLPTGIVVECQDDRSQHKNKAQAMSVLAARIMDVQMRERNAKEAATRKSLIGSGDRSERIRTYNFPQGRITDHRINLTLYKIDQIMDGDMDEITGALMAEHQAEMLASLAGDN
- the hemA gene encoding glutamyl-tRNA reductase → MQLFAFGINHHTAPLAIREQVAFHAENLKQALLDLVDHRPVKEAAILSTCNRTEVYCNTEEPQQAIEWMAEFHQLKTHAIEPYLYTLPKQEAVKHAFRVASGLDSMVLGETQILGQLKQAVKTAEQAGTMGTLLHKLFQRTFSVAKEVRGTTAIGANSVSMAAAAVRLAQRIFPSIHEQNVLFIGAGEMIELCANHFAAQRPKHILVANRTLERADLLAQRFGGGAITLNDLPDHLAAYDIIVTSTASPLPILGKGMVERAIKARKHRPMFMVDLAVPRDIEEEVGEMDDVFLYSVDDLAQVVQEGMDSRQVAAAEAECIVESRVRSFVDWMETREIVPTIRALRDHADRFRRQELEHAQRLLARGEDPQQVMELMARALTNKFLHIPSHALNHISGDERTELEALLRRLYHIHHE
- the yegQ gene encoding tRNA 5-hydroxyuridine modification protein YegQ, whose translation is MKQPELLLPAGSLEKMRTAFAFGADAVYAGQPRYSLRARNNEFKLEELRVGIEEARSLGKKFFVASNLMPHNAKVKTYMADMQPVIAMQPDALIMADPGLIMMVREKWPEVPVHLSVQANTVNYAAVKFWQSMGLTRVILSRELSLDEIEEIRQQCPDMELEVFVHGALCIAYSGRCLLSGYFNHRDPNQGTCTNSCRWDYKVHEGEEDAAGVIRADFSAQMQESALSECGSLPRHPLADKVYLLEEQNRPGELMPVMEDEHGTYIMNSKDLRAVEHVERLTRMGIDSLKIEGRTKSSYYVARTAQVYRRAIDDAMAGRSFDLNLLSSLETLANRGYTDGFYQRHHTAEHQNYLRGYSESAKSQYVGDIVAFDAASNMAEINVRNRFVVGDRLEILLPDGNRVVDLERMENMAGEAISAAPGSGWTVRIPLPPGNFSHGMVARFVS
- the dnaE gene encoding DNA polymerase III subunit alpha, with the protein product MSSPSFIHLRLHSEFSITDGIVRLDQGKDHSCPPVERAKADGMPALALTDLNNLFGMVKFYKAARGKGVKPIIGCDVWVENENNRDQPGRLLLLCQNRAGYGNLCELLSRAFRSNQYRGRAEISKSWLSEGFGEGLIALSGAHLGDIGQSLLNGNEAQARQLAKDWAACFPQRFYLELQRTGAPQAEEALQQTIALAGELDLPVVATHPIQFLDEDDFRAHEARVCIAEGYVLGDQRRPKHFTEQQYFKSQAEMAELFADVPEALANSVEIAKRCNLTVELGKSKLPLFPIPEGMTENDYLVMRAEEGLAVRMKELYPDEAKRAEQYPTYTDRLKFETATIIQMGFPGYFLIVADFINWAKHNGVPVGPGRGSGAGSLVAYSLGITDLDPLRYALLFERFLNPERVSMPDFDVDFCQETRYKVIDYVRHQYGEDAVSQIATFGTMAAKAVLRDVGRVLDMSYTFCDGLSKLIPAQPGKFVTLDQALVEVPDLKERYDNEEEVRELFELARKLEGMTRNVGMHAGGVLIAPGKLTDFCPLYVASGSEAVTVSQFDKDDVEAVGLVKFDFLGLRNLTIIELAVKYVKQLDPAFTGPLDTQHFDDPAAYDILKKANTTAVFQLESDGMKKLLAKLQPDRFEDIIAVLALYRPGPLGSGMVDDFILRKKGQQKIDYFHDDLKACLTPTYGVIVYQEQVMQISQIIGGYTLGGADMLRRAMGKKKAEEMAEHRAIFSKGADEKGYGAALAMRLFDLMEKFAEYGFNKSHTAAYAVVSYQTAWLKAHYPSAFMAATLSSELDNTDQLKVFYEDTLANKVKVLGPDINVSNYRFEPVSRTEIRYGLGAVKGTGEQAVESIVAERQAGGPFRDLFDFCRRVDKRIVNRRTIEALVCAGAFDAVTDHRASLLASVGLAMESAEQHNRSINQASLFGAETAGDSAENMVDVPRWGDGERLLNEKKSLGFYFSGHPYDAHRKELSAFVRTKLADLGPQQQPTLMAGVIYAIRTQMTRRGKMAFVTLDDGSGRQDIAVYSEMIDAHRDLLREDQLLVVEGKVSKDDYSGGFRVAVDKLMDLTAARTRFAKTMRLNCNGASNAATLKELLAPYRNGGCPVRIAYRNAGANCELELGEGWRVQLHDNLLKSLKERLREENVQVVY